The following are encoded in a window of Salinigranum halophilum genomic DNA:
- a CDS encoding bifunctional metallophosphatase/5'-nucleotidase, whose protein sequence is MPDQVRSVSRRQVLKTLGSTGLVVGLAGCGGDGGSNSAAGETETGTQSPEPESTDSPEPESTESAEPESVSGTVTLIHDTHLQGRYGSLEDAENIANYVGLMDQLTEEYPDAVRVGVGDDLASSVLSSVFNGAHIVDALNVGELDYDGFGNHDFDMGPDTFREQVENSEFPWLSANCLDSRTGEVFASEQGAQRYALTEVDGVTVGLTGILTEEAPNIASMGEHAEVTDPATALQEVVPQMREEGADAVVVLSHVASPAVESEVAPNVDGVDAYVGDHAAQAYETPNVVNGSLVSIIGDEFQYLAELHLEVEAGEVVSHEFTRHATAEAVGRGLEPNAEVAQLVEDYRAQLDEEVGQEIGRTETALDCRENVVRREESNMGNYIADEMREATDADVALMNGGGIRTDSQYGPGALTQRDVLNILPFGNELTVLEVTGETLLAALENGVSEVERLSGRFPQVSGMQFTYDPSNEVGNRIVEVSLGGESVDPEATYTVATNNFVAGGGDGYEMLTDATRVLTPGNGPVLASLIVRRIRAESPIAPEVTGRVTVQNPTWEPLVAEALAPVLAA, encoded by the coding sequence ATGCCCGATCAAGTCCGATCGGTGTCACGACGACAGGTGTTGAAGACGCTCGGTTCGACCGGTCTCGTGGTCGGTTTGGCCGGTTGTGGTGGCGACGGGGGCTCCAACTCGGCCGCCGGCGAGACCGAGACGGGGACACAGAGCCCCGAGCCGGAGTCGACCGACTCCCCCGAGCCGGAATCGACCGAGTCCGCCGAACCGGAGTCGGTCAGCGGGACGGTCACGCTCATTCACGACACGCATCTGCAGGGCCGTTACGGCAGTCTCGAGGACGCGGAGAACATCGCGAACTACGTCGGGCTGATGGACCAGCTCACCGAGGAGTATCCAGACGCAGTGCGCGTCGGCGTCGGTGACGACCTCGCGTCGTCGGTGTTGTCGTCGGTGTTCAACGGCGCACACATCGTCGACGCGCTCAACGTCGGCGAACTCGACTACGACGGGTTCGGCAACCACGACTTCGACATGGGGCCGGACACGTTCCGCGAGCAGGTCGAAAACAGCGAGTTCCCCTGGCTCAGCGCGAACTGCCTCGACAGCCGGACCGGCGAGGTGTTCGCGAGTGAACAGGGCGCACAGCGGTACGCGCTCACCGAAGTCGACGGGGTCACCGTCGGACTGACCGGAATCCTCACCGAGGAAGCGCCGAACATCGCGTCGATGGGGGAGCACGCCGAGGTGACCGACCCAGCGACGGCGCTGCAGGAGGTCGTCCCGCAGATGCGCGAGGAAGGTGCCGACGCCGTCGTCGTGCTCTCTCACGTCGCCAGCCCGGCCGTCGAGTCCGAGGTCGCACCGAACGTCGATGGCGTCGACGCGTACGTCGGCGACCACGCCGCACAGGCGTACGAGACGCCGAACGTCGTCAACGGCAGTCTGGTGTCGATCATCGGTGACGAGTTCCAGTACCTCGCCGAGCTTCACCTCGAGGTCGAAGCGGGCGAGGTCGTCTCCCACGAGTTCACGCGGCACGCCACGGCCGAGGCGGTCGGGCGCGGGCTCGAACCGAACGCCGAGGTCGCCCAGCTCGTCGAGGACTATCGCGCACAACTCGACGAGGAGGTGGGTCAGGAGATCGGGCGCACGGAGACGGCCCTCGACTGCCGGGAGAACGTCGTCCGCCGCGAGGAGTCGAACATGGGCAACTACATCGCGGACGAGATGCGCGAGGCCACCGACGCCGACGTCGCGCTGATGAACGGCGGCGGCATCCGGACCGACAGCCAGTACGGCCCGGGGGCGCTCACCCAGCGGGACGTCTTGAACATCCTCCCGTTCGGGAACGAGCTGACCGTGCTCGAGGTCACCGGCGAGACGCTGCTCGCCGCGCTGGAGAACGGCGTTAGCGAGGTCGAACGCCTCTCGGGGCGGTTCCCGCAGGTGTCGGGGATGCAGTTCACGTACGACCCGAGCAACGAGGTCGGGAACCGAATCGTCGAGGTCAGCCTCGGCGGCGAGTCGGTCGACCCCGAGGCGACCTACACCGTCGCCACCAACAACTTCGTCGCCGGCGGCGGTGACGGCTACGAGATGCTCACGGACGCGACCCGTGTGCTCACGCCGGGCAACGGCCCGGTGCTGGCGAGCCTCATCGTCCGCCGTATCAGGGCTGAATCACCCATCGCGCCCGAGGTCACGGGCCGGGTCACGGTACAGAACCCGACGTGGGAGCCGCTCGTCGCCGAGGCACTCGCGCCCGTTCTGGCCGCGTAG
- a CDS encoding DUF7097 family protein has product MERTPEGTPVGVDDPYEVAGPCDHLTNDGRCRYALDRAGHDPAFATDRRRADYECVAAAEGATWRDCPHYRSTTKARACQRCGLEEVRLAHESARPLLETHHLSYHDRGTSHEITVTLCRWCHAKVHQSFARIDDDAAPTTEALAAREERRSKEQAELGFTSARERADASTSAPSDDTSSDDC; this is encoded by the coding sequence ATGGAGCGCACGCCCGAGGGGACGCCGGTCGGCGTCGATGACCCCTACGAGGTCGCCGGCCCGTGCGACCACCTGACGAACGACGGCCGGTGCCGGTACGCGCTGGACCGCGCCGGCCACGACCCCGCGTTCGCCACCGACCGTCGGCGGGCCGATTACGAGTGCGTCGCCGCCGCGGAGGGGGCGACCTGGCGCGACTGTCCGCACTACCGCTCGACGACGAAGGCACGCGCCTGCCAGCGCTGTGGGCTCGAAGAGGTCCGACTCGCCCACGAGTCCGCCCGCCCGCTCCTCGAGACGCATCACCTCTCGTACCACGACCGCGGCACGAGCCACGAGATCACCGTGACGCTCTGTCGGTGGTGTCACGCGAAGGTGCACCAGTCGTTCGCCCGCATCGACGACGACGCGGCCCCGACGACGGAAGCGCTCGCCGCCCGCGAAGAGCGTCGGAGCAAAGAACAGGCCGAACTCGGGTTCACCTCCGCGCGGGAACGGGCCGACGCCTCGACCTCCGCGCCGTCCGACGACACGTCGTCCGACGACTGCTGA
- a CDS encoding rubrerythrin-like domain-containing protein has translation MPHDPYDTPDVRTFECLDCGRRTEAETQPIRCSACGGDVRDLSVPREQ, from the coding sequence ATGCCTCACGACCCCTACGACACCCCGGACGTTCGCACGTTCGAGTGTCTCGACTGCGGCAGGCGAACCGAGGCCGAGACCCAGCCGATTCGCTGTTCGGCCTGTGGCGGCGACGTGCGCGACCTCAGCGTCCCGCGAGAGCAGTGA
- a CDS encoding DUF192 domain-containing protein, whose translation MRLVHEHDDVTRTLATRVEVAESRLAQARGLMFRRSVPDEYALVFPFDGVGSRSLHMVFVPFSIDAVWLDGAEVTKVERLRAWTGLGWGRADCVVELPAGAAADVAVGDRIRIVEDRVDGDN comes from the coding sequence GTGCGACTGGTACACGAACACGACGACGTAACCCGGACGCTCGCCACCCGGGTCGAGGTCGCGGAGTCGAGGCTGGCGCAGGCGCGTGGGCTGATGTTCCGCCGGTCGGTCCCCGACGAGTACGCGCTCGTCTTCCCCTTCGACGGCGTCGGGTCGCGAAGCCTCCACATGGTGTTCGTGCCCTTCTCCATCGACGCGGTGTGGCTCGACGGGGCCGAGGTGACGAAGGTCGAGCGACTGCGGGCGTGGACCGGTCTCGGGTGGGGGCGCGCGGACTGCGTGGTGGAGTTGCCGGCGGGTGCGGCGGCCGACGTCGCCGTGGGCGACAGGATTCGTATCGTCGAGGACCGCGTCGACGGTGACAACTGA
- a CDS encoding (R)-citramalate synthase gives MTDTNLFEGSDGSLVSDTTVQLLDTTLRDGEQAPGISLTPTEKADIARALDRAEVQYIEAGSACTGTGERETIRKVASLDLDATVTSFCRGIQKDIDLALDCHVDGVNLVVPASARHIEDKVGTTYEDNVAATEELVEYAKDHGLWVEVIGEDGSRADLDYLEELLGSALDAGADRICFADTVGHAGPERAYEAVSRLSALGPTSTHTHDDLGLGMTNVYASLKAGADLVHCTVNGIGERAGNVALEEVAIALHHVYGVDTVKLDGLYDLAQVVSRKTGVELPPNKAVVGQNAFTHESGIHTDGTLKDDAMYEPYEPETVGRERRLVLGKHAGRAGVRAALDEHGVDVSMNELKQVVQRVKELGDRGKRVTDADLLTIAEDVQGRERDRRVELVDLTAASGGRTPTASVRLLVDGEERVASGTGSGPVDAAVEAVRAALTASADAELESYHVDAITGGTDALVTVEVEMSRGDRSVTVAASDADITRASVQAMVDALDRLLAADSQHVPADD, from the coding sequence TTGACAGACACCAACCTCTTCGAGGGTAGCGACGGCTCCCTCGTCTCGGACACCACAGTACAGCTTCTCGACACCACACTGCGCGACGGCGAACAGGCACCCGGCATCTCGCTCACGCCGACCGAGAAGGCCGACATCGCCCGCGCGCTCGACCGCGCCGAGGTCCAGTACATCGAAGCCGGCAGCGCCTGTACCGGCACCGGCGAGCGCGAGACCATCCGCAAGGTGGCCTCGCTCGACCTCGACGCGACGGTGACCTCCTTCTGCCGCGGCATCCAGAAGGACATCGACCTCGCGCTCGACTGTCACGTCGACGGCGTCAACCTCGTCGTCCCCGCGAGCGCGCGCCACATCGAGGACAAGGTCGGGACGACTTACGAGGACAACGTCGCCGCGACCGAGGAACTGGTCGAGTACGCCAAAGACCACGGCCTCTGGGTCGAGGTCATCGGCGAGGACGGTTCGCGGGCCGACCTCGACTACCTCGAAGAGTTGCTCGGGAGCGCCCTCGACGCGGGCGCAGACCGCATCTGCTTCGCCGACACGGTCGGCCACGCGGGGCCCGAACGCGCCTACGAGGCGGTCTCTCGGCTCTCGGCCCTGGGCCCGACGAGCACCCACACCCACGACGACCTGGGTCTCGGGATGACGAACGTCTACGCCTCCCTGAAGGCCGGGGCGGACCTCGTCCACTGCACGGTCAACGGCATCGGCGAGCGCGCGGGCAACGTCGCCCTCGAAGAGGTCGCCATCGCCTTACACCACGTCTACGGCGTCGACACCGTCAAACTCGACGGGCTGTACGACCTCGCACAGGTCGTCTCGCGGAAGACGGGCGTCGAACTCCCGCCGAACAAGGCGGTGGTGGGACAGAACGCCTTCACCCACGAGAGCGGTATCCACACCGACGGCACGCTGAAGGACGACGCGATGTACGAGCCGTACGAGCCCGAGACGGTCGGGCGGGAACGACGGCTCGTCCTCGGGAAACACGCCGGCCGCGCGGGCGTCCGCGCCGCGCTCGACGAACACGGCGTCGACGTCTCGATGAACGAACTCAAGCAGGTCGTCCAGCGGGTGAAAGAGCTCGGCGACCGCGGCAAGCGCGTCACCGACGCGGACCTCCTCACCATCGCCGAGGACGTCCAGGGTCGCGAGCGCGACCGCCGGGTCGAGCTTGTCGACCTCACGGCCGCCTCCGGCGGGCGGACGCCGACCGCGAGCGTCCGTCTCCTCGTCGACGGCGAAGAGCGCGTCGCCTCGGGCACCGGGTCGGGCCCGGTCGACGCCGCCGTCGAGGCCGTCCGCGCCGCGCTCACCGCGAGCGCCGACGCGGAACTGGAGTCGTACCACGTCGACGCCATCACCGGCGGGACGGACGCGCTGGTGACCGTCGAGGTCGAGATGTCCCGCGGCGACCGCTCGGTCACCGTGGCCGCGAGCGACGCCGACATCACGCGGGCGAGCGTCCAGGCGATGGTCGACGCACTCGACCGCCTTCTGGCGGCCGACTCACAGCACGTCCCGGCCGACGACTGA
- a CDS encoding ferritin-like domain-containing protein, giving the protein MKSPKTASDRDDSTPTSSSRRAFLGSAATLSALALAGCMGSDGSGAATDTPTSTSTPMPTEEPTTETEMETETETMPAVDPDVPVLNYALTLEHLENAFYRDGLAGFADDELMNASVLSGFGEQVRMDVPAYLAVVGEHEAAHVEALSATVEQLGGTPVEEAEYDFGYETPSEFLAVAQALENTGVAAYAGAAPAVHSTEVLSAAAGIHSVEARHAGFLNLVNGDSPFPNAVDEASSMQEVLEVAGQFVTSDTSGLSAEPETTTKPIARKQEDDVSDLDVLNYALTLEHLENAFYRDGLAEFAADELVSADVLSVFGEEVRANVPDHLATVGEHEAAHVTALTDVVEQLGGTPVEEAEYDFGYETPSEFFGVAQALENTGVAAYAGAAPTVTNDDIFAAAIGIHSVEARHAGFLNELNVSSPFPDGVDEAMTMAEVRGVASQFIVG; this is encoded by the coding sequence ATGAAGTCACCCAAGACCGCGTCCGACCGCGACGACTCGACGCCGACCAGTTCCTCCCGCCGCGCCTTCCTCGGCTCGGCCGCGACGCTCAGTGCACTCGCCCTCGCAGGCTGTATGGGCTCGGACGGCTCCGGGGCCGCGACCGACACGCCGACCTCGACGTCGACGCCGATGCCCACCGAGGAGCCCACGACCGAGACCGAGATGGAGACCGAGACCGAGACGATGCCGGCCGTCGACCCCGACGTGCCTGTCCTGAACTACGCGCTCACACTCGAACACCTCGAGAACGCCTTCTACCGCGACGGCCTCGCCGGGTTCGCCGACGACGAACTGATGAACGCGAGCGTGCTCTCGGGCTTCGGCGAACAGGTCCGGATGGACGTCCCGGCGTATCTGGCGGTCGTCGGCGAGCACGAGGCCGCCCACGTCGAGGCGCTCTCGGCCACCGTCGAGCAACTGGGCGGGACGCCGGTCGAAGAGGCCGAGTACGACTTCGGCTACGAGACCCCCTCGGAGTTCCTCGCGGTGGCGCAGGCGCTGGAGAACACCGGCGTCGCCGCCTACGCCGGTGCCGCACCCGCCGTCCACAGCACCGAGGTGCTCTCGGCCGCCGCGGGAATCCACAGCGTCGAGGCCCGTCACGCCGGCTTCCTCAACCTCGTCAACGGCGACAGCCCCTTCCCGAACGCGGTCGACGAGGCCAGTTCGATGCAGGAAGTGCTCGAGGTCGCCGGGCAGTTCGTCACCAGCGACACGAGCGGGCTGTCAGCGGAACCCGAGACGACCACGAAGCCCATCGCCCGCAAGCAGGAGGACGACGTGAGCGACCTCGACGTTCTGAACTACGCACTCACGCTCGAGCACCTCGAGAACGCCTTCTACCGCGACGGCCTCGCCGAGTTCGCCGCCGACGAACTCGTGAGCGCCGACGTGCTGTCGGTGTTCGGCGAGGAGGTTCGCGCGAACGTGCCCGACCACCTCGCGACCGTCGGCGAGCACGAGGCCGCTCACGTGACCGCGCTGACCGACGTCGTGGAGCAACTGGGCGGGACGCCGGTCGAAGAGGCCGAGTACGACTTCGGCTACGAGACCCCCTCGGAGTTCTTCGGCGTGGCGCAGGCGCTGGAGAACACCGGCGTCGCCGCCTACGCCGGCGCGGCCCCGACGGTGACGAACGACGACATCTTCGCCGCCGCCATCGGAATCCACAGCGTCGAGGCGCGCCACGCTGGCTTCCTCAACGAACTCAACGTGTCGTCGCCGTTCCCCGACGGGGTCGACGAGGCGATGACGATGGCCGAGGTGAGAGGAGTCGCCAGCCAATTCATCGTCGGCTGA
- a CDS encoding histidine phosphatase family protein, which yields MSRVLWLVRHGERRDEVDPNWAAEAERPHDPPLTDHGRWQAERLGERLQGQDIEAVYASPFVRATETAHLVARTLDRPVFVDHGLSEHLNADWFDVAPSVLTPRTLADRFDTVDPTHSSVLRPNYPETDEEAASRTVRAVRRLLADGPETSLFVGHGLTVASVVAAFTGREEVDTPVAGITRLASYPWGWDVDILADTSHLETAADSDADFDDGEDGADAPE from the coding sequence ATGAGTCGCGTCCTGTGGCTCGTCCGGCACGGAGAGCGCCGGGACGAGGTGGACCCCAACTGGGCGGCAGAGGCCGAGCGGCCGCACGACCCTCCGCTGACCGACCACGGACGGTGGCAGGCCGAGCGCCTCGGCGAGCGCCTCCAGGGGCAGGATATCGAGGCCGTCTACGCTTCGCCGTTCGTCCGCGCCACCGAGACTGCCCATCTCGTCGCCCGCACCCTCGACCGTCCCGTGTTCGTCGACCACGGGCTCTCCGAACACCTCAACGCCGACTGGTTCGACGTCGCCCCGTCGGTGTTGACGCCGCGGACACTCGCCGACCGGTTCGACACCGTCGACCCGACCCACTCGTCGGTCCTCCGGCCGAACTACCCCGAGACCGACGAGGAGGCGGCCAGCCGCACGGTACGAGCGGTCCGGCGACTCCTCGCCGACGGCCCCGAGACGAGCCTCTTCGTCGGTCACGGCCTCACCGTCGCCAGCGTCGTGGCCGCCTTCACGGGACGAGAGGAGGTGGACACGCCCGTCGCCGGCATCACGCGGCTCGCCTCGTACCCCTGGGGCTGGGACGTCGACATCCTGGCGGACACGTCGCACCTCGAGACGGCGGCGGACTCGGACGCCGACTTCGACGACGGGGAGGACGGGGCCGACGCTCCCGAGTGA
- a CDS encoding GHMP family kinase ATP-binding protein, with the protein MKATGRAHPIQGLVKYHGLRDPARNVPYHDSISVCTAPSETRTTVAFGDDADTCLVDGDPVDDEGFDRVTTVLDAVRDRAGLTSGARVESVNTFASNVGLGASASAYAALAVAATAAAGLSLSRRELSALARQGATSAARSVPGGYAQLRARLPAHECVGERLDAPFTEEVRMVVGMVPAYKRTSRAHAETPASPFFDARLAAVHETLAEARDAIRSGDFARTFALAERDSLSLLATTMTGPDGWLYWRPETVRLYDLARRLRDEGLPVYFSSDTGATAYLNTTAPHAERVAEAVEALGLDSHVWRVGGPAERVDDHLF; encoded by the coding sequence ATGAAAGCGACTGGCCGCGCCCACCCCATCCAGGGGCTCGTCAAGTACCACGGGCTCCGAGACCCCGCGCGAAACGTCCCGTACCACGACTCCATCTCGGTCTGTACCGCTCCCTCGGAGACGCGCACCACCGTCGCGTTCGGCGACGACGCCGACACGTGCCTGGTCGACGGCGACCCCGTCGACGACGAGGGGTTCGACCGCGTCACGACCGTCCTCGACGCGGTCCGTGACCGCGCCGGGCTCACGTCGGGCGCACGGGTCGAGTCGGTGAACACGTTCGCCTCGAACGTCGGGTTGGGCGCGTCGGCGTCGGCGTACGCAGCGCTCGCCGTCGCGGCCACCGCGGCGGCCGGCCTGTCGCTCTCGCGGCGGGAGCTGTCGGCCCTCGCGCGGCAGGGGGCGACCTCTGCGGCCCGGAGCGTCCCCGGCGGGTACGCACAGCTCCGCGCGCGCCTGCCGGCCCACGAGTGTGTGGGCGAGCGGCTCGACGCGCCCTTCACTGAGGAGGTGCGGATGGTCGTCGGGATGGTCCCCGCGTACAAACGGACCTCGCGTGCGCACGCGGAGACACCCGCTTCGCCGTTCTTCGACGCCCGCCTCGCGGCCGTCCACGAGACGCTCGCCGAGGCACGGGATGCGATTCGCAGCGGCGACTTCGCGCGGACCTTCGCGCTCGCCGAACGCGACTCGCTGAGTCTCCTCGCGACGACGATGACCGGTCCCGACGGGTGGCTGTACTGGCGTCCCGAGACGGTGCGGCTGTACGACCTCGCCCGCCGCCTCCGTGACGAGGGACTCCCCGTCTACTTCTCGTCGGACACCGGTGCGACGGCGTATCTGAACACGACAGCGCCCCACGCCGAGCGTGTCGCCGAGGCGGTCGAGGCGCTCGGACTGGACTCACACGTCTGGCGCGTCGGCGGCCCGGCCGAACGCGTCGACGACCACCTCTTCTGA
- a CDS encoding cob(I)yrinic acid a,c-diamide adenosyltransferase — protein MKIYTKRGDEGQTDLRDMSRISKASPRIEAYGNVDEVNSLIGRVRPTGYDDVDEWLREIQNHLHIVQADFANPDPDEDDPVIRSEHTAQLETWIDAVEEELEPLTAFILPGGGDSGARLHHARAVCRRAERRAIVLMQDEPINDEAVAYLNRLSDLLFVLARLVNARDGVPEENPTY, from the coding sequence ATGAAGATATACACCAAGCGCGGCGACGAGGGACAGACCGACCTGCGAGACATGTCGCGGATCTCCAAGGCGAGCCCACGCATCGAGGCGTACGGCAACGTCGACGAGGTGAACAGCCTCATCGGGCGGGTCCGCCCGACCGGGTACGACGACGTCGACGAGTGGCTCCGGGAGATCCAGAACCACCTCCACATCGTCCAGGCGGATTTCGCCAACCCCGACCCCGACGAGGACGACCCAGTCATCCGGTCGGAGCACACGGCACAGCTGGAGACGTGGATCGACGCCGTCGAAGAGGAACTCGAACCGCTGACGGCGTTCATCCTTCCCGGCGGGGGCGACTCCGGGGCGCGACTCCATCACGCCAGAGCCGTGTGTCGGCGCGCCGAGCGCCGTGCCATCGTCCTCATGCAGGACGAGCCCATCAACGACGAGGCGGTGGCGTATCTGAATCGGCTCTCCGACCTCCTGTTCGTGCTCGCCCGGCTCGTGAACGCCCGCGACGGTGTGCCCGAGGAGAACCCGACGTACTGA
- a CDS encoding diol dehydratase small subunit, with translation MADDIHYPLADNPDDVETPAGTKLSDITLEKIVDGEVDGSELVIAPETLEKQAKIAEDAGRPQLARNFRRAAELTAVPDDRILEIYNALRPSGAEKEELHAIADELESEYDAEINAAHVREAAEVYEERDLF, from the coding sequence ATGGCAGACGACATTCACTACCCACTCGCGGACAACCCCGACGACGTCGAAACGCCCGCCGGGACCAAGCTCTCGGACATCACGCTCGAGAAGATCGTCGACGGCGAGGTCGACGGCTCGGAACTGGTCATCGCGCCGGAGACGCTCGAGAAGCAAGCGAAGATCGCCGAGGACGCCGGCCGACCGCAGCTCGCGCGCAACTTCCGCCGCGCCGCCGAACTGACGGCCGTCCCCGACGACCGCATCCTCGAGATCTACAACGCGCTCCGCCCCAGCGGGGCCGAGAAGGAGGAACTCCACGCCATCGCCGACGAACTCGAATCGGAGTACGACGCCGAAATCAACGCGGCGCACGTGCGCGAAGCGGCCGAGGTGTACGAGGAACGCGACCTGTTCTAA
- a CDS encoding propanediol/glycerol family dehydratase medium subunit, with the protein MAQAQQHERKLVLTEAGEAEEGTDTDEVVIAISVGFGEMKDETLSGVKLAGALREMMAGIEEEGLSARVVRFSDSLDLGVIGLRGAKLSGSGISIGIQTRGTTLIHQEDLVPLSNLELFPQAPLIDLETFRAIGKNAALYAKGETPEPVPVANDPMTRPKYQALAALWHIKEMQLKDEDKPPMEMEVAFE; encoded by the coding sequence ATGGCACAGGCACAGCAGCACGAACGGAAACTGGTCCTCACGGAGGCCGGCGAGGCCGAGGAGGGAACCGACACCGACGAAGTCGTCATCGCGATCAGCGTTGGGTTCGGCGAGATGAAAGACGAGACGCTCTCGGGGGTCAAACTCGCCGGGGCGCTCCGCGAGATGATGGCCGGTATCGAAGAAGAAGGGCTCAGCGCTCGGGTCGTCCGCTTCTCCGACAGCCTCGACCTCGGGGTCATCGGCCTCCGGGGTGCGAAACTCAGCGGCTCCGGTATCTCGATCGGTATCCAGACCCGCGGGACGACGCTCATCCACCAGGAGGACCTCGTCCCGCTCAGTAATCTGGAGCTGTTCCCGCAGGCACCGCTCATCGACCTCGAGACGTTCCGGGCCATCGGCAAGAACGCGGCGCTGTACGCCAAGGGCGAGACGCCCGAACCCGTGCCGGTCGCCAACGACCCGATGACGCGCCCGAAGTACCAGGCGCTCGCGGCGCTCTGGCACATCAAGGAGATGCAGTTGAAAGACGAGGACAAGCCCCCGATGGAGATGGAGGTGGCCTTCGAATAA
- a CDS encoding propanediol/glycerol family dehydratase large subunit: MSEDDTSADNTPRTDGSGEVEETTPRRSKRFEALDERAVTQDGFVNEWPEVGFVAMESPNDPDPSVTVEDGQIVEMDGKTREEFDFIDRFIADYAINVDKAEEAVATDSLEFARKLVDINVPRSEVVELSTAMTPAKLVEVINHLDMAEIIMAMKKMRTRQTPGNQAHVTSLKDNAAQIAADAAEATLRGFYEVETTVGVARMAPLNALALQIGAQTGRGGTLPQCAVEEATELELGMRGMTSYAETVSVYGTEDVFKDGDDTPWSKAFLASGYASRGLKMRYTSGAGSELNMGQAEGKSMLYLETRCILVTKGCGVQGLQNGGISCIAIPTSVPAGVKEVAAENLITMMADLEVASGNDQTFTHSEKRRTARMMPQFLAGTDFIFSGYSAVPNYDNMFAGSTFDSYDFDEYNILQRDLQVEGGTKPVDEETVLEYRERAVKALQTVFEELGFPPISDEEVEAAIYADGSKDMPDRSVSEDIKAAEELMEEGVTGADVVKILAANGFEDIAENMLGMLKGRVAGDYIQTSGIFVGDGEFDVVSAVNDPNEYQGPGTGHRLEGEAWEEKKSVRFAVDPEDI, from the coding sequence ATGTCAGAGGACGACACGTCAGCAGACAACACACCACGCACCGACGGCTCGGGTGAGGTCGAAGAGACCACACCCAGACGCTCGAAGCGATTCGAGGCGCTCGACGAACGGGCCGTCACCCAGGACGGCTTCGTCAACGAGTGGCCGGAGGTCGGGTTCGTGGCCATGGAGAGCCCGAACGACCCCGACCCGAGTGTGACGGTCGAGGACGGGCAGATCGTCGAGATGGACGGGAAGACCCGCGAGGAGTTCGACTTCATCGACCGGTTCATCGCCGACTACGCCATCAACGTCGACAAGGCCGAAGAGGCGGTCGCGACCGACTCCCTGGAGTTCGCCCGCAAGCTCGTCGACATCAACGTGCCGCGCTCGGAGGTCGTCGAACTCTCGACCGCGATGACGCCGGCGAAACTCGTCGAGGTCATCAACCACCTCGACATGGCCGAGATCATCATGGCGATGAAGAAGATGCGGACCCGGCAGACGCCGGGGAACCAGGCGCACGTCACGAGCCTCAAAGACAACGCGGCGCAGATCGCCGCCGACGCGGCGGAGGCCACGCTCCGGGGCTTCTACGAGGTCGAGACGACGGTCGGGGTCGCCCGGATGGCACCGCTGAACGCGCTCGCCCTGCAGATCGGTGCCCAGACCGGACGTGGCGGAACACTGCCGCAGTGTGCCGTCGAGGAGGCGACCGAACTCGAACTCGGCATGCGCGGGATGACGAGCTACGCCGAGACCGTATCGGTGTACGGGACCGAGGACGTGTTCAAAGACGGCGACGACACGCCGTGGTCGAAGGCGTTCCTCGCCTCGGGCTACGCGTCACGGGGGCTGAAGATGCGCTACACCTCCGGGGCCGGTTCCGAGCTCAACATGGGCCAGGCCGAGGGCAAGTCGATGCTCTATCTGGAGACGCGCTGCATCCTCGTCACCAAGGGCTGTGGCGTCCAGGGGCTCCAGAACGGCGGCATCAGCTGTATCGCCATCCCCACTTCGGTCCCCGCCGGGGTGAAAGAGGTCGCGGCCGAGAACCTCATCACGATGATGGCCGACCTGGAAGTCGCCTCCGGGAACGACCAGACGTTCACCCACTCCGAGAAGCGTCGGACCGCCCGAATGATGCCGCAGTTCCTCGCCGGCACCGACTTCATCTTCTCGGGGTACAGCGCCGTCCCGAACTACGACAACATGTTCGCGGGGTCGACGTTCGACTCCTACGACTTCGACGAGTACAACATCCTCCAGCGGGACCTGCAGGTCGAAGGCGGCACGAAACCGGTCGACGAAGAGACGGTCCTCGAGTACCGCGAACGGGCCGTCAAGGCGCTTCAGACCGTCTTCGAGGAACTCGGCTTCCCACCCATCTCCGACGAGGAGGTCGAAGCCGCCATCTACGCCGACGGCAGCAAGGACATGCCCGACCGCAGCGTGTCCGAGGACATCAAAGCCGCCGAGGAACTGATGGAAGAAGGTGTCACCGGCGCGGACGTGGTGAAGATTCTCGCCGCGAACGGCTTCGAGGACATCGCCGAGAACATGCTCGGCATGCTCAAGGGTCGCGTCGCCGGCGACTACATCCAGACGTCCGGCATCTTCGTCGGTGACGGCGAGTTCGACGTCGTGAGCGCCGTCAACGACCCCAACGAGTACCAGGGTCCCGGCACGGGTCACCGGCTCGAAGGCGAGGCCTGGGAGGAGAAGAAATCGGTTCGGTTCGCGGTCGACCCGGAGGACATCTGA